Proteins from one Peromyscus eremicus chromosome 8a, PerEre_H2_v1, whole genome shotgun sequence genomic window:
- the LOC131915909 gene encoding high mobility group protein B3 has protein sequence MAKGDPKKPKGKMSAYAFFVQTCREEHKKKNPEVPVNFAEFSKKCSERWKTMSGKEKSKFDEMAKADKVRYDREMKDYGPAKGGKKKKDPNAPKRPPSGFFLFCSEFRPKIKSTNPGISIGDVAKKLGEMWNNLSDSEKQPYITKAAKLKEKYEKDVADYKSKGKFDGTKGPAKVARKKVEEEEEEEEEEEEEEEEEEDE, from the coding sequence ATGGCTAAAGGTGACCCCAAGAAACCAAAGGGCAAGATGTCTGCTTATGCCTTCTTCGTGCAGACATGCAGGGAAGAACATAAGAAGAAAAACCCAGAGGTCCCAGTCAATTTTGCAGAGTTTTCCAAGAAGTGCTCTGAGAGGTGGAAGACAATGTCCGGCAAAGAGAAATCCAAGTTTGATGAAATGGCAAAGGCGGATAAAGTACGCTATGATCGGGAAATGAAAGATTATGGACCAGCTAAAGGAGGCAAGAAGAAGAAGGACCCCAatgcccccaaaagaccaccgTCTGGATTTTTCTTATTCTGCTCTGAATTCCGCCCCAAGATCAAATCTACAAATCCTGGCATCTCCATTGGAGATGTGGCAAAAAAGCTTGGTGAGATGTGGAATAACCTAAGTGACAGTGAAAAGCAGCCTTACATTACCAAGGCTGCAAAACTGAAGGAGAAATATGAGAAGGATGTTGCTGACTATAAGTCTAAAGGGAAATTCGATGGCACCAAGGGTCCTGCTAAAGTTGCCCGGAAAaaggtggaagaggaagaggaggaggaggaggaggaagaagaggaagaggaggaggaggaagatgaataa